One genomic window of Glycine max cultivar Williams 82 chromosome 16, Glycine_max_v4.0, whole genome shotgun sequence includes the following:
- the MPK4A gene encoding mitogen-activated protein kinase MPK4a codes for MSAVESAEHNNIRGVPTHGGRYVQYNIYGNLFEVSRKYVPPIRPVGRGAYGIVCAAVNAETGEEVAIKKIGNAFDNRIDAKRTLREIKLLRHMDHANIMSIKDIIRPPQKENFNDVYLVSELMDTDLHQIIRSNQQLTDDHCRYFLYQLLRGLKYVHSANVLHRDLKPSNLLLNANCDLKIADFGLARTTSETDFMTEYVVTRWYRAPELLLNCSEYTAAIDIWSVGCILGEIITRQPLFPGKDYVHQLRLITELIGSPDDASLGFLRSDNARRYVKQLPQYPKQNFSARFPTMSPGAVDLLEKMLIFDPNRRITVDEALSHPYMSPLHDINEEPVCTRPFSFDFEQPSFTEEDIKELIWRESVKFNPVPPVY; via the exons ATGTCTGCTGTTGAGTCAGCTGAACACAACAACATCAGAGGAGTACCAACTCATGGTGGACGCTATGTTCAGTACAATATCTATGGCAATCTCTTCGAAGTTTCCAGAAAGTATGTCCCTCCTATTCGCCCTGTCGGTAGAGGTGCTTATGGTATTGTTTG CGCTGCTGTAAATGCAGAGACAGGCGAGGAAGTTGCCATTAAGAAGATTGGCAATGCATTCGACAACAGAATAGATGCCAAAAGGACCTTACGGGAAATTAAACTTCTTCGGCACATGGATCATGCAAAT ATTATGTCCATTAAAGATATTATACGTCCTCCACAGAAGGAAAACTTCAATGATGTGTACCTTGTTTCTGAGTTAATGGACACAGATCTGCATCAAATAATTCGTTCCAATCAGCAATTGACTGATGATCATTGTCGG TATTTTCTGTATCAATTGTTACGAGGGCTCAAATATGTACATTCAGCAAATGTTTTGCACCGAGATCTAAAGCCTAGTAATTTGCTATTGAATGCCAATTGTGACCTTAAGATTGCGGACTTTGGTCTTGCTAGAACCACATCTGAAACTGACTTTATGACTGAGTATGTGGTCACTAGATGGTACCGAGCTCCCGAATTGCTTCTTAATTGTTCAGAATATACAGCAGCCATTGATATATGGTCTGTTGGTTGCATACTTGGTGAAATCATAACAAGACAACCGCTCTTTCCTGGCAAAGATTATGTTCATCAGCTGAGACTTATCACAGAG cTGATAGGTTCGCCAGATGATGCCAGCCTTGGATTTCTACGAAGTGATAATGCTCGTAGATACGTAAAACAGCTTCCGCAGTATCCAAAACAAAACTTTTCTGCTAGATTTCCCACCATGTCTCCTGGTGCGGTTGACTTGCTAGAGAAGATGCTCATCTTTGATCCAAACAGGCGTATTACAG TTGACGAGGCGTTGAGCCACCCATACATGTCACCTCTCCATGACATCAATGAGGAACCTGTTTGCACCAGACCTTTCAGTTTTGACTTTGAGCAACCATCATTCACTGAAGAAGACATCAAGGAACTCATCTGGAGAGAATCTGTGAAGTTCAATCCTGTTCCACCAGTCTACTGA
- the LOC100778404 gene encoding probable polygalacturonase: MSQTNTKVPFLRMKLLWKSHVRVQVIRLVCALLLVTLLSSEVAESRKAKTARTSFEYKAINCRAHSASLIDFGGVGDGNTSNTKAFQSAISHLSQYASKGGAQLYVPAGKWLTGSFSLISHFTLYLNKDAFLLASQDIREWPVIEPLPSYGRGRDAAAGRYTSLIFGTNLTDVIVTGDNGTIDGQGAFWWQKFQKKKLKYTRPYLIELMFSDKIQISNLTLLNSPSWNVHPVYSSNIIIKGLTIIAPVPSPNTDGINPDSCTNTRIEDCYIVSGDDCVAVKSGWDEYGIKFGWPTKQLVIRRLTCISPESAAIALGSEMSGGIQDVRAEDITAIHTESGVRIKTAVGRGGYVKDIYVKRMTMHTMKWVFWMTGNYGSHADSHYDPNALPEINGINYRDVVADNVTIAARLEGISNDPFTGICIANVTINMAAKAKKQPWACTDIEGITSGVTPKPCNSLPDQGPEKIKACDFPQENLPIDMLELQKCVYKH; the protein is encoded by the exons ATGTCTCAAACAAATACCAAAGTGCCTTTTCTTAGGATGAAGCTCTTGTGGAAATCTCACGTGAGGGTACAA GTAATTAGATTGGTTTGTGCTCTCCTTTTGGTGACACTGCTGAGCTCAGAGGTAGCTGAGAGCAGAAAAGCCAAAACTGCTAGAACTTCCTTTGAGTACAAAGCTATAAATTGCAGGGCTCATAGTGCTTCATTGATTGATTTTGGTGGTGTTGGAGATGGAAATACATCAAATACAAAGGCTTTTCAGTCTGCAATCAGTCATCTGAGTCAGTATGCTTCTAAAGGAGGGGCTCAGCTGTATGTTCCTGCTGGGAAGTGGCTTACTGGGAGTTTTAGTTTAATCAGTCACTTCACTTTGTATCTAAACAAAGATGCTTTTCTTCTTGCATCTCAG GATATTAGAGAGTGGCCTGTGATTGAACCACTCCCATCGTACGGTAGAGGAAGAGATGCAGCAGCAGGAAGGTACACCAGCCTCATATTTGGAACAAACCTCACTGATGTTATTGTCACAg GTGACAATGGCACCATAGATGGCCAGGGAGCATTTTGGTGGCagaaatttcaaaagaaaaagctGAAGTACACTCGCCCCTACTTGATTGAATTAATGTTCTCAGACAAGATTCAAATCTCCAATTTAACCCTCCTAAATTCTCCATCATGGAATGTTCATCCAGTTTATAGCAG caatattattattaagggCCTCACCATCATCGCTCCTGTCCCATCTCCAAACACTGATGGCATTAATCCAG ATTCTTGCACAAATACAAGAATTGAAGACTGTTACATAGTTTCTGGAGATGACTGTGTGGCAGTGAAGAGTGGGTGGGATGAGTATGGCATAAAGTTTGGATGGCCCACAAAACAACTAGTTATCAGAAGGCTGACATGCATTTCTCCAGAAAGTGCAGCCATTGCCTTGGGGAGTGAGATGTCAGGTGGAATCCAAGATGTCAGAGCTGAGGACATCACAGCCATCCACACAGAATCAGGTGTCAGAATCAAGACAGCAGTAGGAAGAGGAGGGTATGTGAAGGACATATATGTCAAGAGAATGACCATGCACACCATGAAATGGGTATTTTGGATGACTGGTAACTATGGTTCACATGCTGATAGCCACTATGATCCTAATGCTTTGCCTGAGATCAATGGCATCAACTATAGAGATGTGGTGGCTGACAATGTCACCATAGCTGCTAGGTTGGAAGGAATCTCCAATGACCCCTTTACTGGAATCTGCATTGCCAATGTGACAATTAATATGGCAGCCAAGGCCAAGAAGCAGCCATGGGCATGCACTGATATTGAAGGGATCACAAGTGGGGTGACTCCCAAGCCATGCAATTCTTTGCCTGATCAAGGGCCAGAGAAAATCAAAGCATGTGATTTTCCCCAAGAGAATCTACCAATTGATATGTTGGAGCTTCAGAAGTGTGTTTacaagcattaa